Genomic window (Agromyces mariniharenae):
GTCGCACTCGTGCGCAGCTCACGACTCGCGAGCGCCGTGCGCGAGGGGATCCCGGGCTCCGCGCATCTCGGCGGCACCGAGGTCATGGAGGTGCGCTCGCGGCTGCAGGCGGTCGTGCGGTTCGCGTGAGGCGCTGAGCGGACAGGTCGGCCCGCGGCATCCGGCATCATGGGAGGATGCCCGATCTCGACCGTGATGCCCACATCGCCGACTTCGCCGACTTCGTCCGCGACTCGCCCTCGTCGTACCACGCCGCCGCCGCGGTGGCCGCGCGACTCGAGGCCGCCGGGTTCGAGCGGCTCGACGAGCGCGCCGAGTGGCCGGCCGGTCCGGGCAGGCGCGTCGTGGTGCGCGACGGCGCGGTCATCGCCTGGGTGCAGCCCGATGCGGCGGGACCGACGACGCCGTTCCGGATCCTGGGCGCGCACACCGATTCGCCCGGGTTCAAGCTCAAGCCGGGCATGTCCACGACCGCGGAGGGGCTGCTGCAGGCCGGCGTCGAGGTCTACGGCGGGCCGCTGCTCAACTCGTGGCTCGACCGGGAGCTCGAGCTCGCCGGTCGCCTCGTCACCACCGACGGCGTCGAGCACCTCGTGCGCACGGGCCCGTTGCTGCGCATCCCGCAGCTCGCGATCCACCTCGACCGCGAGGTGAACAAGGGCCTCACGCTCGACAAGCAGCGCCACATGCAGCCCATCTGGGGCGCCGGCGCCGGGCAGGACGTCGTCGCCCACCTGGCCGGTGTCGCCGGCGTCGACCCCGACGACGTCGCCGGGCACGACGTCCTCGTCGCCGACGCGGCGGCGCCCGCCCGATTCGGGCTCGACGACGCGCTCTTCGCCTCGGGTCGCATGGACGACCTCACGTCGGTGCACGCGGGCCTGGTGGCCCTGCTCGCCGCGCCGGCGAGCACCGGGCACGTGAGCGTGCTCGCCGCGTTCGACCACGAGGAGATCGGTTCGGAGTCGCGCTCGGGCGCGAGCGGGCCGTTCCTCGAGGACGTGCTCAGGCGCATCGCCGCGGGGCTCGGCGCTGACGCGACCGACCGCCGCCGCGGCTTCGCGGACTCCTGGCTGCTCTCGTCGGACACCGGTCACGCGGTGCACCCGAACTACCCCGAACGCCACGACCCGGGCAACCGCCCGGTGCTCGGCGGCGGACCGCTGCTGAAGCTCAACGCCAACCAGCGGTACGCGACCGACGGCGTGGGCTCGGCGCTGTGGGCGCGTGCGTGCCGGCAGGCCGGCGTCTCGACGCAGCCGTTCGTGTCGAACAACCAGGTCCCGTGCGGCACGACGATCGGCCCGCTGTCGGCCACCCGGCTCGGCATCCGCACGGTCGACGTGGGCGCGCCGCTGCTCTCGATGCACTCGGCCCGCGAGCTCGCGCACGTCGACGACCTCGTCGCGCTCGCCGCGGCCGTGACGGCGTTCTTTGCGCCCGAGGACTGATCGGCCGTTCCGATCCGGCGACCGGCACGCTGGCCGGATCTCGCGGCACGACGGCGCGATTTCACGGGCGGGGCGGCGCGCGGCGGTGCGAGGGTGGTCGCATGACCGAGACGACCGCCCCCGCCGCATCCGCCCTCTTCGAGCACGTCGCGACGCGCGACGAGGCGATCGCGCACTTCCGCGGCCGCCTCGCGGTCGAGGTCGACGTGTCGGACGTCGCAGCCGCCCTCGGCGAGCCCGGGCCCGGGTTCGTGCTCGTCGACACCCGCAGCGACGAGTCGTGGGCGCAGGGGCACGTGCCGGGCGCGCTGCACCTGCCGCGGCGCCGGATCGAGGACCTCGCGCCCGAGCTGATCCCGACGGGCACGCCTGTGGTGGTCTACTGCTGGGGACCCGGCTGCAACGGCGCCACGCGTGCCGCGCTCGAGTTCGCGCTGCTCGGCTACCCGGTGAAGGAGATGATCGGCGGCTTCGAGTACTGGGTTCGCGAGGGCTTCGCGTTCGACAGCGCCGACGGGCTCGCACAGCTTCCGGCCGACGCGCTGACGAACGTCGCGCCCGACGGATTCGGCGCGGCGTCGACGCCCGGGACGCGCGGGGAGCTCCTCACGGGCGATGCGATCGCCTCGGGCATCACCTGCGCCTGCTGAGGGCGCGAGCCTGCTGAGCACGCCGCCACGCCGCCGACGCGCCGCGCTCAGGCGATCGTGACGAGCGGCGCGGCGGGGTCGGCGGTCCACTCGTCGAGCGACCCGTCGTAGATCGCGACGTCCGCGTGCCCGGCGCGCCGGAGGGCGAACCCGGTGCCCGCCGCCGCGATGCCCGCGCCGCAGTACACGACCACACGGGACGGGTCGCCCTCGGTCGCGGCCGCGAGCCGCGCGTCGAGCTCCGCGCCCCGCAGCAGGGTGCGGGTCTCGCGGTCGACGACGCTGCCCACCGGCACGTTCACGCTGCCGGGGATGTGGCCGCGCCGGGCGCGCCGCCCGGTCTCGCCGCGGAAGTCGCTCGGCGGCAGCGCGCAGACGAGCGCGGCATCCGATTCGCCGGCGACGATGCGCTGCACCTCGGGCCCGTCGGCCCAGAATCCCTCGCGCGGCGAGAGCGTGAGCGAGCCGGCCTCGCGCGGCGCCTCGAAGCCGGTCTCGAGGGTGCGACCCTCGGCCCGCCAGCGGGCGAGGCCCCCGTCGAGCACCGCGACGCGCTCGACGCCCGCCGACGCGAGGATCCACCACAGCCGGGCCGCCCACTGGCCGATCGACGAGTCGTAGACGACGACGGCGACTCCGTCGTCGATGCCGAGGTCGCGGGCCGCGCGCTCGAGCCGCGCCGGCTCGGGGCGCGTGAAGGAGAAGGGCCCCTCGGGGTCGGACAGCTCCTCGAGCAGGTCGCCGAAGACCGCGCCCGGGATGTGCCCCTCGATGAGGTACTCGTCGAGACCGCTCAGCCAGCGGAAGCCGGCCGGCGTCTCGGTGCCGAGCACGCTCGCGTCGACGACGACGAGCCCCGAGTCGCCGAGGTGGGCGGCGAGCCACTCGGTGGAGACGAGGTCGGTCGGGAGGTCGAGTGCCGGCATGCCGACACGCTAGTCCGAGCGTCGGCCCGTCGCGCCGGATGCCGCAACAGGCCGTAACCCGCTCGGGCGGCGGGTCAGCGCAGCATCCCCCGCCGGCTCTCCAGCCAGAGCGTGTGCTCGCGCAGGCCGTTGCGCACGGCCGACTTGATGATGAGGTAGCCGATCCAGAGCATGAGGGCGAGGATCGCGAGGTAGACCACCAGGCCGATGACGAGGCCGATGAGGCCGGCGCTGGTGACGAGGTCGGAGACGTCAGGGGAGTCCATCAGCACAGGTTGCCAGACGCGTGCCTCGCTGCGCGAGGGTCCCGATCGGGGGACAGCCTGGACGCGATCGGGTCCGGGCACCGACTCGATCGCCGGCCCGACGCGAGCGTCAGCGTCGGGGGGCGCTCAGCACTCGATGACGTTGACCGCGAGGCCGCCCTCGCTCGTCTCCTTGTACTTCGTCATCATGTCGAGGCCGGTCTGGCGCATGGTCTCGATGACCGTGTCGAGCGACACGAGGTGCGTGCCGTCGCCGTGCAGCGCGAGCCGCGCGGCCGAGACCGCGGTCGACGACGCGATCGCGTTGCGCTCGATGCAGGGCACCTGCACGAGGCCGGCGACGGGGTCGCAGGTGAGGCCGAGGTGGTGCTCCATCGCGATCTCCGCGGCGTTCTCGATCTGGCGCGGCGTGCCGCCGAGCACGGCGCACAGCGCTCCGGCCGCCATGGCGCACGCGGAGCCGACCTCGGCCTGGCATCCGCCCTCGGCGCCCGAGATCGACGCGTTCTTCTTCACGAGGCTCGCGATCGCCGCGGCGGTGAGCAGGTAGCGGCGGATGCCGGCGGCATCCGCACCGGGCACGAAGCGCAGGTAGTAGTGGCCGACCGCGGGGATGATGCCCGCGGCGCCGTTGGTCGGCGCGGTGACGACGCGGCCGCCCGACGCGTTCTCCTCGTTCACCGCGAGGGCGAACGCGTGCAGCCACTCCGTCGAGGTGTCGCGAAGGCCGGTGGTGTGCGCCGTGTCGCGGTCGTACTCCTCGAGCCGGCGGCGCACCTCGGGCGCGCGGCGCTTCACGCCGAGCCCGCCGGGCAGCGTGCCCTCGGTCGAGAGCCCGTGGTCGACGCACTCGGCCATGGCCGCCCAGATCGCGTCGAGTCCCGCGTCGATGCCCTCCTCGCCGTGCACGGCGACCTCGTTGTACCGCGCGACGTCGCAGAACGAGACGCCGTGCTCGTCGCAGAGGTCGAGCAGCTCGGCCGCATTCGAGTAGGGCAGCGGATGCCGCAACGCCTCCGACTGCTCGGGCGCGTCGCCCTCGCGGCGGATGAAGCCGCCGCCGACCGAGTAGTAGGTCTCCTCGGCGAGGGGCAGCGCGTCGTCCTCGCCCCAGGCCTGGAGCGTCATCGCGTTCGGATGTCCGGGGAGGCGGGTGCGCGGCTCGAGGCTGAGGTCGTTGCGCGTCATCGTGATCGGGTGGCGTCCGGCCACGCGCACCTCGGCGCCCTCGTCGCCGAGCCGCGCCCAGGCGCCGCGCACGTCGTCGGGGTCGCAGTCGTCGGGCTTCAGGCCCGCGAGCCCGGCGACGACCGCGTCAGGCGTTCCGTGTCCGAGCCCGGTCGCGCCGAGCGAGCCGTACAGGGAGCACGTGATGCGGGTCACGCGAGAGAGGATGCCGTCGTCGGCGAGCCGCTCGGCGAACGCACGCGCCGCGCGCATCGGGCCGACGGTGTGCGAACTCGAGGGTCCGATCCCGATCGAGAAGAGATCGAGGGCTGAGACGAACGCTGTCACCCCTCAAGGCTACGTCGCAGCACGCGCACGGATCCGCCGTCGGATCGAAGGAATCGTGCGCCGATGGCCGCTTCGTCGCGGAACCGCGCGGGATCGCCTATCGCCTGCTCATGTGAGCAGTCCTCGACGATCCTCAGCACGCCGATGAGCCCACCCGCCGGAGGGCGGGCAGGCTCATCGGGTCGCGTCATCCGACGCGTCATCCGATCACGAGATCTTGCGGCGGTAGGCCAGCATCGCGAAGCCGTAGGCCACCACGAGGATGCCGACGAGCCAGGCGAGGGCGATCCAGATGTCGGAGCCCACCGGCTGGCCGGTGAACAGGGCTCGGATCGCGTCGACGATGGCGGTGACGGGCTGGTACTCCGCGAAGACGCGGACCGGGCCCGGCATGCTCTCGGTGGGCACGAACGCGGAGCTGATGAACGGCAGGAAGATGAGCGGGTACGAGAACGCGCTCGCGCCGTCGACCGACTTCGCGGTGAGGCCCGGGATCACGGCGAGCCAGGTCAGGGCCAGGGTGAACAGCACCATGATTCCCGCCACGGCGAGCCAGGCCAGCAGGTCGGCGCCCGTGCGGAAGCCCATGATGAACGCGACGCCCACGACGATCGCGAGCGACACGAGGTTCGCGACGAGCGAGGTCAGCACGTGCGCCCACAGCACGCTCGAGCGGGCGATCGGCATGGACTGGAACCGCTCGAAGATGCCGCCCTGCATGTCCAGGAACAGCCGGTAGGCCGTGTAGGACACGCCAGAGGCGACCGTGATGAGCAGGATGCCGGGCAGCAGGTAGTCCACGTACTGCGTGTCGGAGCCGGTGTCGATCGCGCCGCCGAACACGAACACGAAGAGCAGCATGAAGGCGATCGGCATGATCGCTGTCGTGATGATCGTGTCGAGGCTGCGGGTGATGTGGCGCAGGGATCGGCCCGTGAGCACGGCGGTGTCGCCGAGGAAGTGCGTGGTCGCGGTCATCGGTGCGGTTGCGGTGGTCATCATCGGTCCTTTCGAGACGTGGCGGTCGTGGCCGCATCGGCGGTGGCGGTGTCGGCGGTGGCGGTGCTGCCGTCGTCGCCGACGAGGGTGAGGAAGATCTCCTCGAGGGTGGGCTGCTTCTCGACGTACTCGACCGTCGCCGGGGGCAGCAGCCGCTTCAGCTCGTCGAGGGTGCCGTTGACGAGGATCCGGCCCTGGTGGAGGATCGCGATCCGGTCGGCGAGGTGCTCGGCCTCGTCGAGGTACTGCGTCGTGAGCAGCACCGTCGTGCCGTTCGCGGCGAGCTCCGTGACGGACTGCCACACCTCGATGCGCGCCTGCGGGTCGAGCCCGGTCGTCGGCTCGTCGAGGAAGATGATCGGCGGGTCGCCGATCAGGCTCATCGCGATGTCGAGGCGTCGGCGCATGCCGCCCGAGTACTCGGCCACCTTGCGGGTGCCCGCTTCGGTGAGGGAGAACCGCGCCAGCAGGTCGTCGGCGATCCGGCCCGGGCCGGGGAGGTGCCGCAGCTGGGCGACGAGCACCAGGTTCTCGCGGCCGGTGAGGACCTCGTCGACCGCGGCGAACTGCCCGGTCAGGCTGATGGACGCGCGGACCTCTGCGCCCTGCTCGGCGACGTCGAAGCCGTTGACGCCGGCCGAGCCGGCGTCGGCACGGAGCAGGGTGGACAGGATCTTCACGACGGTGGTCTTGCCGGCCCCGTTGGAGCCGAGGAGGGCGAAGATGCTGCCGCGGGCGACGTCGAAGTCGACGCCGCGGAGGACCTGCAGGTCCTTCTTGTAGGCCTTCTCCAGGCCCTGCACGCGGATGGCAGGCGCCTGGGACTGATCGGTGGTCATCTGGATCTCCGTTTCTCAACTGGAGCGCGATGCACGGACGTGCGTCGCGCGCTGGTGCGGTGTGCTCGGGTGTTTCAGGGCGCACTCGACCATCCCGACGTCGGACGTGGTTCGTCCGGCGGGTCGTGCGTGGCGGTGGGGGTCGGTGTGAGCGGTCGGTGACCGGGTCGGCTAGTGAGCCGGCGTCGAGCTCGGCCGGCGGATCAGGATGTCGCCCCAGCTCGTGCGGGCGTGCAGCTCGACGGTGTTCTCGTCGGCGCCGGGCGCGTCGGAGGGCGTGAGCTTGTTGCGGACGGCGCCGTGCTGGCTCGAGACGTCGAGCCAGGCGGCCGTGCCCTCGGCCACGCCCACCTCGATGCCGCCGTAGCCGGCCTCGAGCTGCACGCGGCCGCCGTCGATGCGCTCGACGAGGAGGTTGCCGTAGCTGCTCTTCGCCGTGACGGCACCGCGTGCGTTGGCGACGGTGACGTCGCCGTGGGCGCCCTGCACGACGAGCGTGCCGGTGACCTCGCCGATCGTCGTGGAGCCGTTGGGGTTCTTGATGATCGCCTCGCCCGACAGTTCGCGGATGCGGATGCTGCCGGCCGACGAGGTGAGCTCCACGGCGCCGGTCGCGCGGCCGACGATGATCGCGCCCGATGCGGTGCGGGCCGTGACGCGCTCGGCCTCGTCGACCCGCACGTCGCCGGCGCCGCTGCGGTAGGCGACGGCGCCGAAGGAGCCCTCGGCCAGGAGGCGGCCGGCGCCGGTGGCGCCGCGCACCTCGGAGCCCTCGGGCACCTGGATCGTGACGTCGACCTGGCCGTTGCCGCCGAACGGGGTGTAGTGGAGCCACCCCTTCGTCGTGCGGACCGTGAGCACGTCGCCCACGAGCTCGACCTTCGCGTCGGCGGCGGACTTGACGTCGCTCGACTTCTCGGGGTTGGCGGGCCGGACCTCGACGACGGTGTCGGCGCGGTCGGAGGCGACGACGTCGACGTCGCCCCAGCCGAGGTCGAGGTCGACGACGACGGGATGCGGGGTCTGGTAGGTGGTCATGATGACTCCTTCGTGATGATCGGTGTTCAGCGGACCCAGCCGGTGACGCGGTTCGCGTCGCCGTCGGCCGGGCGGGTCTCGGTGGGCCGTGCTGGGGCGGGCTCGACAGCGGCGGCGATCGCGCGCACGAGCCAGGTGTTGACGGAGACGCCGTCGCGGGCGGCCGCCAGCTCGACCTGGGCCTTCAGCTGGTCGGGGATGCGGAGCGTGGTGCGGCTCGTCGCGGCGTCCTCGGCGACGGGCACGGCAGCGGATGCCGCGGGGACCTGCATCGCAGGCGCGGTACGGTCGGACGCGGGCTCGAACGTCGCAGTCGGGGGGACCGTGACGACGAACTCGGGGTCGCGTCCGCGGAGCCGAACGTCGACCGCGCCGGGGGCGAGCTCGGCGGTGATCTCCGCCGCGGCGGCGGAGAGCGCCTCGAGCAGCACCAGCCGCACGGAGGCGTCGAGGGGCGCGGTCAGTCGCTGTGCGAGACCGAGTGCCTCCTCGCCGCCGGCCTCGGCTGCGATGGCCAGTTGGCGCTGGAGTTCGTCGACGTATCCGGTGAGTTCCATGACACCAGTGTGACACCACAGTGGTGTCATGTCAACACCATGTGCGTCAGATTGGTGTCAACGGGTGGTTCGAGTGGTGTCAGCGGTGGTGTCGCGCGAGGTCGACAGGCATCCCGGCGCCGCGACGATCGTCCGGCCGGCGCCCCGTAGGCTGGGTCGGATGTCCTCGACCGACCCGACCAGCCCGAACCCTACGCCCGCCTCCGCGCCCGGCGGCGTCGAGGTGCGACTCGTGCGCGACGGCGAGCACGAAGCCGTCGGCGCACTGGCACGAGAGGCGTACGCCGGCGACTTCGTGCTGAGCGCCACGTACCTGGTCGAGATCGAGTCGGTCGCCGAGCGCGCCCACGAGGTGTGGGTGGCCGCGGATGCCGCGACGGGCGCGCTGCTCGGCACGGTCTCGACGCCGAGGGCCGGCCGGCGCATGTCGGCCGTCGCGCGCGACGACGACGAGCTCGACTTCCGGTTCCTCGGCGTCTCGGCGGCGGCACGCGGTCGCGGGGTCGGCGAGGTGCTCGTCCGGCACGTCATGGAGCTCGCGGCTCGTCGCGGCATCCGTCGCGTCGTGCTCAACACCGGCCCCGAGATGCAGTCGGCACAGCGGCTCTACGCCCGGCTCGGGTTCTCCCGGCTGCACGAGCGCGAGCACGTCGTCGACCTGCCGAGCGGCCGGAGCTTCCTGCTCATGGCGTACGGGCGCGACGTCGAGGCGGCACCCGAGTCGTCGGCGGCCTGACGCTCCGCTGCCGCGCGAGTCAGCGCACGGTCTTGCGCGCCGTGATCTGCCCCGTGTCGAAGCCGAGCAGGTGGAGCCCGCCGTGGAACCGGGCGTGCTCGACCTTGATGCAGCGGTCCATGACGACCGTGAGCCCCTGCTCCTCGCCGTAGTACGCGGCATCCTGGTTCCAGATGCCGAGCTGCACCCAGATGGTCTTCGCACCGGCGGCGACGACGTCGTCGACGACCTGCGGGATGTCGCTGCCGCGGCGGAACACCACGACGATGTCGGGCACCTCGGGCAGGTCCTGCAGGCTCGCGTACGCCGGCTCGCCGAGGATCTCGGTCTCGTTCGGGTTCACGAAGTAGAGGCGGTAGTCGCTCGACTGCTGCAGGTACGTGCCGACGAAGTAGCTCGAGCGCGACGGCTTCGGCGAGGCGCCGACGATCGCGACCGACTTCGCCGCGTTCAGGATGCGCAGCCGCTGCCGCGCGTCGGGGCCCGTCCACGTGCGCTGCGAGTGCAGCAGCTTCGCGAGCGGCGAGTTCGCCGGCAGCTCGCAGGAGAGGCCGTTGACGAGGCGGACGGTCTCGACGTCGGCGCCGAGCTCCGTCGACGCAGCCGCGGCATCCGTCGCTTCGGTCGTGAGCGTGTCGGTCATCACTTGCCTCCCGTGGCCTGCGCGAGTGCCTGGTCCAGATCGTAGATGATGTCGTCGGCGTCCTCGATGCCCACTGAGAGGCGGATCACGCCCGGCAGGACGCCCGCGTCGACGAGCTGCTGCTCGGTGAGCTGGGCGTGCGTGGTCGACGCCGGGTGGATGATGAGGGTCTTCGCGTCGCCGATGTTCGCGAGGTGGCTGGCGAGGTTCACGGACTCGATGACCTGCTGGCCGACCTCGCGACCGCCCTTCACCTCGAAGCTGAACACGGAACCGGGCCCCTGCGGCAGGTACTTCTGCGCGCGGTCGTGGTGCGGATGGTTCGGCAGGCCGGCCCAGAACACGCGCTCGATGCGCGGGTCCTGCTCGAGCCACTCGGCGACGGTGCGGGCGTTGTCGACGTGCGCCTGGATGCGGTACGGCAGTGTCTCGACCCCCTGCGCGAGCAGGAACGCCGAGTGCGGCGCGAGCGTCGGGCCGAGGTCGCGCAGCTGTTCGGCACGCAGGCGGGTGAGGAACGCGTACTCGCCGAAGTTGCCCGACCACTGCAGACCGCCGTAGTGCGGGACCGGCTCGCCGAAGAGGGGGAACTTGTCGGAGTGCCAGTGGAACCGCCCCGACTCCACGACGACGCCGCCGAGCGTGGTGCCGTGCCCGCCGAGGAACTTCGTCGCCGAGTGCGTGACGATGTCGGCGCCCCACTCGATGGGGCGGTTGAGGTAGGGCGTCGGGATCGTCGAGTCGACGATGAACGGGATCCCGTGTGCGTGCGCGACGTCGGCGAGCGCCTCGAGGTCCGCGATTTCGCCCGAGGG
Coding sequences:
- a CDS encoding rhodanese-like domain-containing protein, producing MTETTAPAASALFEHVATRDEAIAHFRGRLAVEVDVSDVAAALGEPGPGFVLVDTRSDESWAQGHVPGALHLPRRRIEDLAPELIPTGTPVVVYCWGPGCNGATRAALEFALLGYPVKEMIGGFEYWVREGFAFDSADGLAQLPADALTNVAPDGFGAASTPGTRGELLTGDAIASGITCAC
- a CDS encoding DUF4097 family beta strand repeat-containing protein codes for the protein MTTYQTPHPVVVDLDLGWGDVDVVASDRADTVVEVRPANPEKSSDVKSAADAKVELVGDVLTVRTTKGWLHYTPFGGNGQVDVTIQVPEGSEVRGATGAGRLLAEGSFGAVAYRSGAGDVRVDEAERVTARTASGAIIVGRATGAVELTSSAGSIRIRELSGEAIIKNPNGSTTIGEVTGTLVVQGAHGDVTVANARGAVTAKSSYGNLLVERIDGGRVQLEAGYGGIEVGVAEGTAAWLDVSSQHGAVRNKLTPSDAPGADENTVELHARTSWGDILIRRPSSTPAH
- a CDS encoding ABC transporter permease, whose protein sequence is MTTATAPMTATTHFLGDTAVLTGRSLRHITRSLDTIITTAIMPIAFMLLFVFVFGGAIDTGSDTQYVDYLLPGILLITVASGVSYTAYRLFLDMQGGIFERFQSMPIARSSVLWAHVLTSLVANLVSLAIVVGVAFIMGFRTGADLLAWLAVAGIMVLFTLALTWLAVIPGLTAKSVDGASAFSYPLIFLPFISSAFVPTESMPGPVRVFAEYQPVTAIVDAIRALFTGQPVGSDIWIALAWLVGILVVAYGFAMLAYRRKIS
- a CDS encoding L-serine ammonia-lyase, whose amino-acid sequence is MTAFVSALDLFSIGIGPSSSHTVGPMRAARAFAERLADDGILSRVTRITCSLYGSLGATGLGHGTPDAVVAGLAGLKPDDCDPDDVRGAWARLGDEGAEVRVAGRHPITMTRNDLSLEPRTRLPGHPNAMTLQAWGEDDALPLAEETYYSVGGGFIRREGDAPEQSEALRHPLPYSNAAELLDLCDEHGVSFCDVARYNEVAVHGEEGIDAGLDAIWAAMAECVDHGLSTEGTLPGGLGVKRRAPEVRRRLEEYDRDTAHTTGLRDTSTEWLHAFALAVNEENASGGRVVTAPTNGAAGIIPAVGHYYLRFVPGADAAGIRRYLLTAAAIASLVKKNASISGAEGGCQAEVGSACAMAAGALCAVLGGTPRQIENAAEIAMEHHLGLTCDPVAGLVQVPCIERNAIASSTAVSAARLALHGDGTHLVSLDTVIETMRQTGLDMMTKYKETSEGGLAVNVIEC
- a CDS encoding ABC transporter ATP-binding protein translates to MTTDQSQAPAIRVQGLEKAYKKDLQVLRGVDFDVARGSIFALLGSNGAGKTTVVKILSTLLRADAGSAGVNGFDVAEQGAEVRASISLTGQFAAVDEVLTGRENLVLVAQLRHLPGPGRIADDLLARFSLTEAGTRKVAEYSGGMRRRLDIAMSLIGDPPIIFLDEPTTGLDPQARIEVWQSVTELAANGTTVLLTTQYLDEAEHLADRIAILHQGRILVNGTLDELKRLLPPATVEYVEKQPTLEEIFLTLVGDDGSTATADTATADAATTATSRKDR
- a CDS encoding toxin-antitoxin system HicB family antitoxin — its product is MELTGYVDELQRQLAIAAEAGGEEALGLAQRLTAPLDASVRLVLLEALSAAAAEITAELAPGAVDVRLRGRDPEFVVTVPPTATFEPASDRTAPAMQVPAASAAVPVAEDAATSRTTLRIPDQLKAQVELAAARDGVSVNTWLVRAIAAAVEPAPARPTETRPADGDANRVTGWVR
- a CDS encoding M18 family aminopeptidase yields the protein MPDLDRDAHIADFADFVRDSPSSYHAAAAVAARLEAAGFERLDERAEWPAGPGRRVVVRDGAVIAWVQPDAAGPTTPFRILGAHTDSPGFKLKPGMSTTAEGLLQAGVEVYGGPLLNSWLDRELELAGRLVTTDGVEHLVRTGPLLRIPQLAIHLDREVNKGLTLDKQRHMQPIWGAGAGQDVVAHLAGVAGVDPDDVAGHDVLVADAAAPARFGLDDALFASGRMDDLTSVHAGLVALLAAPASTGHVSVLAAFDHEEIGSESRSGASGPFLEDVLRRIAAGLGADATDRRRGFADSWLLSSDTGHAVHPNYPERHDPGNRPVLGGGPLLKLNANQRYATDGVGSALWARACRQAGVSTQPFVSNNQVPCGTTIGPLSATRLGIRTVDVGAPLLSMHSARELAHVDDLVALAAAVTAFFAPED
- a CDS encoding CoA-binding protein, which gives rise to MPANSPLAKLLHSQRTWTGPDARQRLRILNAAKSVAIVGASPKPSRSSYFVGTYLQQSSDYRLYFVNPNETEILGEPAYASLQDLPEVPDIVVVFRRGSDIPQVVDDVVAAGAKTIWVQLGIWNQDAAYYGEEQGLTVVMDRCIKVEHARFHGGLHLLGFDTGQITARKTVR
- a CDS encoding GNAT family N-acetyltransferase — translated: MSSTDPTSPNPTPASAPGGVEVRLVRDGEHEAVGALAREAYAGDFVLSATYLVEIESVAERAHEVWVAADAATGALLGTVSTPRAGRRMSAVARDDDELDFRFLGVSAAARGRGVGEVLVRHVMELAARRGIRRVVLNTGPEMQSAQRLYARLGFSRLHEREHVVDLPSGRSFLLMAYGRDVEAAPESSAA
- a CDS encoding O-acetylhomoserine aminocarboxypropyltransferase/cysteine synthase family protein, which encodes MADREYGFKTRAIHAGNIPDQVTGARALPIYQTSAFVFDDTADAAARFALQKYGNIYSRLANPTVASFEERVASLEGGLGAVATASGLSAQYITFASLVGAGDHIVASANLYGGSITQLDVTLRRFGVETTFVASADAEDYAAAIRENTKALFVETIANPSGEIADLEALADVAHAHGIPFIVDSTIPTPYLNRPIEWGADIVTHSATKFLGGHGTTLGGVVVESGRFHWHSDKFPLFGEPVPHYGGLQWSGNFGEYAFLTRLRAEQLRDLGPTLAPHSAFLLAQGVETLPYRIQAHVDNARTVAEWLEQDPRIERVFWAGLPNHPHHDRAQKYLPQGPGSVFSFEVKGGREVGQQVIESVNLASHLANIGDAKTLIIHPASTTHAQLTEQQLVDAGVLPGVIRLSVGIEDADDIIYDLDQALAQATGGK
- a CDS encoding sulfurtransferase; translated protein: MPALDLPTDLVSTEWLAAHLGDSGLVVVDASVLGTETPAGFRWLSGLDEYLIEGHIPGAVFGDLLEELSDPEGPFSFTRPEPARLERAARDLGIDDGVAVVVYDSSIGQWAARLWWILASAGVERVAVLDGGLARWRAEGRTLETGFEAPREAGSLTLSPREGFWADGPEVQRIVAGESDAALVCALPPSDFRGETGRRARRGHIPGSVNVPVGSVVDRETRTLLRGAELDARLAAATEGDPSRVVVYCGAGIAAAGTGFALRRAGHADVAIYDGSLDEWTADPAAPLVTIA